The genomic DNA AATTCAACTAGCAAACCGTGTCTCCTCAGATGCCTGTGGCCAGGTACATGTACCCAAATGGTTTAGATCCCTCTGAGGTGTACCTACCTGCTCATCGTCGCTTTTGACGACCACTAGTTGAGCACCCAGTTTTCTGCAGCTGGTGACAGAGTCCTTCCAGTTCTGTTGGAACTTGGAGAAGAAGTAACAGTTTCCTTGGAAGAATGTCCAGTCCCAGGGGCAGGGGCGGCACAGATGGTCTGTTGGGGGAGGTGGATCAAGATGGTCATGTAACTAGATGCTCATATTTCTGTGCCTGTCcaaccttcaatcccagcagtgGTTCCTGGAGGAACCACTCCTAGCATCCCAGGAGGCCATTCCTTTCTCTACTCCCTGAGAGGGTACCTCATACCACGAAAAGAAAGAAGTATAAACTTAAGAGTtcaaaaacagggctggagagatggcttagtggttaagagcacccgactactcttccagaggtcctgagttcaattcccagcaaccacatggtggctcacaaccatctgtgatgggatctgataccctcttctggtgtatctgaagacagctacagtgtacttatatataataaatgaataaatctttaaaaaagagagttcAAAAACAGATATCTGTAGTTTGTCTGAGAGTCAACCATATGCACAGTTCTCTATGAATACCAACTTCTATTGGTTCTAATTTCAACcaaccaattaattaattaactagttaataattgatttgtgtgtgtgtgtgtgtgtgtgtgtgtgtgtgtgtgtgtgtgtgtgtgtgtagttatgcCCATGCCATaacacatatgtggaggtcagataaTAACTTGAGAGAataggttctctccttctatctggGGACTCAGAGGAAGCTATCTTAGTTCTTAAGGCTGGATGGCAAGTGGTTGTAACTGCTGAACCGTTCCGCCACCCCATCATCTTTACATTTATACAAAGTTATCAAATCAAATGAGGAAAAAGTGGAGGCTCAGAACTGGGTAATAGCTGAAGTCAACCCATGTATCATGGAGATGCTCTGCTGAGTCCCTGGGGGCTCTTTCCTCTAGTCACTCACTTATTTGAGGCTTCAGCTGGGCCACATCCTGGTATACCTTCTCCTTCTTTGCCTGTTCCTGTCCCTGGGAGTAGGCAACATTAGAGACTGTGACAAGAAAAGCAATTTGTAATTATTCAACATTTTTTATGCCATGGCCTGAACTTGTCCACCGGGGGCACTAAAAAACCAACAAGTTTAatacctctttttaaaaagtgtaggtGGGTATGCATGCACGTGTATGTTTGTGACTGTGGACAAGCTGTCACATACTGGAGGAGTCAGGGTATAGACAGCTGTCAGTCTTCACCCCTCACTTTGTTTGAAATAGGGTTTCTTGTCCACCACTGTATATGCCAGATTAGCTGGCCTGCAAGTTTCCAGGATTCTTTTGTCTGTGCTGCCCATATCACCATAGCTACGGTTACAGAAGTATGCCTACCATGTCCTGCTTCACATATgttctgggatccaaactcaggtccttatgtttctttgacaaatgatTCCATCTAGCTACCTGGTTCAATACATCTTGAAGACAAAATCTGATAATCAGAGAAGACTGAATGGCCAAGGTAAGAGGATCCAGGACCACCAGAGGTGGAAAGGGCTCTAAGAATTTTCTAAAAGTTCCTAACTTTTAGCCTACCTTTCTCATGGGCCTTGGTACCCAGCTGAAGGGTCTTACCAGGGAGCCCCCAACCCACCCACAGACCTGGCTGACCTTTGATAAGGATAGCCAGCAGGAGGATAGCACAGAGTGTGAGGCAGATCAGCTGCAGCACGAAGGGAACAAGGCCATGGCACAGATACCCTgtagaagaggaggtgggagTTTATCAGTGTCCCTGACCAACTATGATCCGTAGACTTCAGCATCCTTTTTTCAGATCTGCAGCTCCTACCTTCCCGGGGCCCATTTTGCTTGTATGCCAACCTTCACTTCTCTCGGACAAAAGAATCTTTTCTGACTCAACAATCCCATAGTTTTATAGTccagtctttattttttattcttcctaGGACCCAAGATTCCAAAACCTCAGTGTCTATGTCTCTTGAACACCAATACTTACATTCTTTTACACTATCTCTGAGGAAACATCTTAGCATGCCCTTCTTCAGGACCCCAAACTTGACCACTCTATGTTTTTAGCCTTCATCACCCCAGGACCCAGGAGTCCAGAGCTTTGTATTTCATCTTTCCATGATCCAGGAGGATGAACATCTCCAGAATATAGGTCAGTCCTTCCAGTCTCAACCACTCTAGGACTGAAGAGCTCAGCTTTTCATCCTTGAACATTTCAGGGCCCATTTTGAACCTCTGTCTCCTTACAACCTAGGAGTTCAGTCTCCTGGATGTGGCCACCCAAGGACCCAGGACTCTAAACGTTCAGCTCCCACTTGTAGAATGTCAGGAATATAAGCACATAATGTCTGCTTAGTAGAGACGAGGACTCTAACTTTAGCATCTACTTCTGTGCAACCCGGGAGTCTAGTTCTCAAGTTACATGTCCTCAGGATGCAAGATTCTGTTTTAGTTTTTACCTCCATTGGATAGTGGAGTCCCATTTTCAGCCTCTAATTCCACAGCACCCCCAGAGTTCTCTTCCCTAAGACTTTAGTGCTGTCCTCAGCCTCCACCCACAGGACCAAGGAGTCTAGGCCTTAGCCTCCATCCTCCACAGGACCCGGAGGTCtagtcttcatcttcttcttccctctctcttccagaTCCAGACTCCTATTTTCCCCCTCCCCAGGACAGAGACAACGGAGGAAGCCTGTCCCTTTCCCATTCCTTTTACCTGCAGCTTTCTTGAGGATGTAGGGAGGTTGAAATCTGAAGCCTTGGAGGGAGTATCTGGTGCTGCTGGCTATCAGGTGCTCCTCATCTGAATGGGCAGAATGTGAACCAGTTCATTGGCAAACAGACTCAAGCTGGCCACTTCGACCCCCTCCAAGTCTCTAGAATCCAAGCCCCGCCTTACCCAGGGAACTCAGTTGCTGTACTCTGTCTTCCTCAGAGTCACCCATCTTTCAGTGCTGTCCCACTGTGCCAGAGATTGCTGGGGACAGTGGCATCTATTTAACATTCACCGTTGCTCCCTGCTTGGATTGATTCTGAGCCAGGAAGCAAAACAAGGAACTGTAAAATGTCAAAGGAAGATGATAGAGGGAAGTGGTAGGGCCTCTGACACACCATTTCACACAGCCAGCATTCCTGGAATGGATGGGTTCTACTGTTCCCAGGAACATGGTCTTCTCTCATCTGGTAATTTAGCTGTCTTGATCTGAAGGTGTCATCACATTCAGTCCATTTCTGCTGACTTGGGAGAGGCTGTTTGTGATGAAGAGTTCCAACTATGAATGTCACATAACGTAGAATCCCCTGGAAAGAGAGTCTCAGTGAAGGGTTGTCTACACTGGATTGTCCTGTGGGCATGTCCATCGAGGACTGTCTCAAGTTAACCAACGTGGGAAGACCCAGCTCATTATGAGACACACAATTCCATAGACAGGTGGTCTTGCACATCTAAGTGTGGAAAATAGGGCTGAGTGCAAGCAAGCatgaattcatttctttctgctcttgactgtcTCGAGCTCTTGTTGCCACAGCTCCTCACAATGATTGACTGATACCCGGAACTGTGAGCAGTGTCTATGAAACCAGGTTAGGGTCGAATCATACCTGCTCTTATGTTTAATGTAAAGCATTATCAGGCACGTTTAAAAATGGTTCACTTACTCATCCATTTAATGACACCAACTGTCATAGATGTCATTACCATCATTTGATAATTAGGTCTCTTTGAAGCACAGGGCAGCCATGTAGCTGGCCCGAGGCTATGCAGTTGTTAGTTGGTGGGTATCAAGATGGACCCTCCCTACGCAGTGTCTTCTACAGGTCAACCTGTGGTCCAAAAAGTcacagaaactcaagagggaAACAGAATGATTCTTAGTAGCTTGGTGCAAATTGACCCAACCTGGAAAAGCTCAAGTGGCCAGCACTAGACGAATAAACAAGAGAAGTTTTTTTGTCAGAGGAATGACTCTgacacaacaaaaagaaagttgCTTTTTGGGGTATAAGGGGTTGGTGGGGTTGAGCAAGTATGTGTAGAAGCAAGGGTCAGCCTGGGTTGTAATTTCTTAGGTGCACCCAtcctattattgttattattattaataataataatattagtttatttttattatcattattattgtgtgtgtagtACAATGTAGtgtgatatggtgtgtgtatTAGTGAGTGCTATGTGTAAGAATACtactttttgagaaaaggtctctcaCTGACTGGGATTCACCACATTCCACCATGTCCAGCTTTCTTGCATGAGTTATAGGGATCAACACTAAGTCTTTATTAACAAAGCAGTCTTCCATCATTAATAAATGTTCTGAAACAATGGAAACATTTAGACATAGAGAAAAAATGCTAAGGGGCTACTGGGAACACATGCATACTCCAGAGCTTGGGCCCCCCACATACACTCATGAAGAATACATACCCTGGGGAGAAAAGATGACAGATTTGACACAGCCATTGCTTTTCTGTATCCTTATGGGTCTGAAACAAATTATCAATGGCGTGACTGTGGGGAGAGATGGGTGGCTTGAGAGCATAACAGTAAACAGCAGAAAATAAGAGATCTGGTAACACCCAGATATATtgacttacacatatacacatgcacacgtacatgaACATGCATACTGTACATTTGTGCATGCATCGACAGTCTTAATTAGATTTGCTACAtctgtaaaataaatgaaaacaaagaccccTAACATTAAGTGCTTTGATCCTAGTttttgctgctgtgataaacacagaggcaaaacgcaacttaagggagagagatttgtcttgttttgttttgcttagctCAACGATCCCAGGTTACAGTCTAGTATTATGAAGAGGTCAGGATAGGAACTTGCAGCAGCtggtcacagtcacagtcacagtcaagggcagagagaaaaagagagactcaGGGAACAGCTCTGCTCATAACGGGTGGGTCTTCCAACTTTGATTATTATAATTAAGACAACCTCACGGAGACAGGCCCACAGGCCAACTTAGAAACTCCTCACTGAGACTCTGGTGAGTAtagattatgtcaagttgacagtattAACCACTGTAATTGCCCTTGGTAGGGCTTGAAACAAGGGGCAAAAAGGAATGTAAATGATTCCTGTATGTACACAGCCTGATACTCTGCAAAAGTACAGTTTCCCATGGGAGTAAGCAGGTACTAGAGAAGGCCTCCCATTGTTCTTGGCTTGACCACTGGAGCTGTGCCGGGTGAGCATATTTAGATAGGTCTTACAATCAAGCCTCCAACGAAGAAGAGCAGAAGCCCCTACATTTGATATCTCTTAATATCCTTAGCATCTACTCCCAGACTCTCCCAGGCTGGCTAATCAAGGGACCACTCCAAAGATCAAGAGGTGTGGGTCCTGGGCTGAGGAGAAAGTATAGGGAGTACAGTGTCTGTTTTGCAAATGTAACAACGTGAATTTGTTCTGAAAAACTCATGTCAAAATAGTCAGGGATGTTGGCATGTGATTATAATttcaggaggaaggaaaggaccCAGAAGATGCCTGATCCTCCTAGGCTACCCAGTCTAGTAACATTATGAGCTATtaagagactctgtcttgaaaagcaaggtagaggttgtcctctgacctccatatgtgcacactcaagtgcacacatacacatacacacatgcatgaacatgcatactgtatatacatgcatgcattcacagTCTTAATTAGATTTTCTATATCTGTGTGAAAGCACCGTGATGAAAAGCATTGTAAGGAGGAAAAGGATAGCATAGTCCATTACAGAAGGAGCTGGTACAGGAaccttgaggcaggagctgaagcagaagctgTGGAAGAACACTTTTTACTTTTGGCTTTGCTTCTTATAGCTTGCTTAGTGtgctttcttatacagtccaGGAACGTCTGCCTAAGGATGGTATCACCCACAGTGAagtggaccctcccacatcaatcaccagtcaagaaaatgctccacagacttGCCTGCAGGCCAGCGCTGTgatggcattttctcaactgagattccctCTTTCAAAATGACTGCAGCCTGTGTCAATCAGAAATAAAACTAgctgagggagggaaagagagagagaaagagagagagagagagagagagagagagagagagagagacagagagacagagagtgacagagagacagagacagagagagacagagagagacacagagagactgagagagagacacagagagacagagagagacagagagacagagagagacagagagagaagagagacagacagagagagacagagacagtcacagagagaaacagaggcaggggtgGCCCTCAGGAACTGGTTAGATACAGACACAAGGGCATAGAACGTCTCACTGAGAAAATAAGGAGCTGGAACTGATGCCAATGTTAATACAATACAAACCAGAACAAAATACCCCCATCCCCCAAATCCTATCGCTCTCATCTCAAAAGGAGCAAGAGTTTATTCTGGAACCAAACATGAATGAACATGGTCCAGGATTCAAATTGCCTCAAATGCCAGGTTCCAGAAGTAACCACTGCACGAAGCTTTTAAGAGTGCCAGGACAAAGGAAGGTATTAAGTCACACTCGCTGAGGGTTGCAGGACAACCGGGAGATCACTGTCACAGCCCTCAGAGGCTagctgatgacattcttagccttTGAGTTGACAGAAGCGcaagtttttttaaaatgtacattccAAAAGGATTTATGTATAGCCATGAAGACATTAggttacacacagagagatgggtTATATATGGCAAGTAAGCAGGTTAAAGATAACTCCAGATAATTGGCTTCTCACCTGTAACATTCCAACTCTCCACAAATCATTTTATCTATAGACTACGTAACTCGGTGTGGCATTTTTCTTCTCCTTTACTGGGAACCTGGGTTCACACCAGTATTAGTGGGGCACTCTGAATCACAAGAACCCACCCCGAGTTGCCATGCCTGTCACTTGCTGTGGATTCTTGGTGGAACCAGTTGCCTACTTGGTTATAGTGCCTAGGCAATAGCGGCTGAGCATCTCTGGTATGAGGAGACTTCAATCAGGCAGTCCCTGTGCTGAGCCAATAGAAGCAGCTGAAGTGTCCCAGTCCCTTCTGTCTGAATGGTCAGACAGGAGGCGTCAGGGCCAGTCTGGGAAGGTAGATGACCCAGCCTGCCCTCATACAGGATCCCCTCTTCAAGCTTCCAGAGTTACACACTCTCCAGGCTTGGCctgccattgctggtgggaattcAGTACAGCAGCGGCCACAGGCGCAAGTGAGCCCCAGCCTCCAAACAGCCATTTGGTCACTGCCCCCTCTGCTGCTCGTTTGGAAAAACTGCAACATGATAAGCCTAGGGAAGAACCCAGCTCCATCTgggttgttctctctctctctctctgtctctgtctctctctctctctctctgtctctctctctctctctctctgtctctgtctgtctctctctgtctctctttctgtctctctctctttttccctctctcctttgcttcctccccttcccttctctcccctccccttcttttctctcctcaattctctttctccccttccctctcttccctctcgccttatttcctttcctccctttacATTCTgtgtcagtctctctctgtgtctctgtgtctctgtctctttgtctctctgtctcctttccctctctgtctctctctcttgtctttgtctctgtctctctctgtctctcattgtgtgtgtacatgcataatGCTTTTCTTTaatcatcaacttgacacaacttagAATCACCTAGAGAATTTCAGTGAAGAAATTTCCACATTGAGTTGACACTGGGCATGTTTGTGGGGGTTGTTTTAATTAAGTTACTTGATCTGAGAAGACCTAGTGGGTTGTGGGTAGCCATATTCTCCAGGCAGGTAGCTCAGGCTGCAGAGACCGCTCAGTAGTTAGGAACACTTGTTGCCTTTGCATGAGTCCcagatttagttcccagcatccacatggtgactgACAAATATCctaaattccagttccaggggttttGGTGCCCTTCTCTGACCTCAGAGGGCCCCAGGCACTCACATGTAAGCCAAAAGCTCATACACGTAAAATACAAGCATTTTCCCTTGGTaatactttttgtttttctttacttttatttattcactttacatcctgcttactGCCCCCTCCTGTTcacccttcccacaatccttccccaatgcCCCCTTTCCTTATCCTCACAGCATGCCGGGACCCCCTGGATATCCCCCACCCTGACCCTTCAAGTGTCTGTGaagctaggcacatcctcttacattgaggccagacaaggtggctcAGCTTGGCGGGCGAGCCCTCTCAGGCTCTATATCCCCAATGctatgagtcacagctaaggacaccCCCACTGTCTCTTGGATGCCTCCCCTATCTAAGGTTTCTGTCTCTTCTTGGAGATACCCCTTACCTCCctccatcagttgcagatttctattcattctcatggACATTCTGTCctcccccctgcccctccccacactcAACCCTGAACACCCTCACTCTCCTCCTGATCCCTTCTCCCACGTACTGGGTGTTATGTAAGCCATACCAGTGGAACtttgtgttcccctccctattccACGGTGAAATTTTATCTGCCTTAATTTTGTGTACACAGTTGCTGTTCTTGGAGGTTCTTATGTGCACCAGCCCTATAATGTCCAGAAAACACTCTAGCTATTGCTGTCCCCTCTTTCATCATAATCCCTGAatcttggggggaggggtgtgataTATAGATGTCTCAATCAAAACTGATCAGCCTGCAGTCTCTTATTCTGTGCACATTAATCAgttgtgtaaatttttttatatatactaattcatacacacatatattacttaaaatgaaattatattccTTCTCTCACTTTCCTACCTACAATCCCTTCCAGGTACCCTTCCTCCAACCTCTCCAGGTCTCCTCTACTGTCCTTTCTTTCAACTGttactgttatatatatatatatatatatatatatatatatatatatatatatatatgtgtgtgtgtgtgtgtgtgtgtgtgtgtgtgtgtgtgtgtgtgtttatgcacagATGTATATcttgttgtgtgtatgtggttttatggcCGGGCACTCTGCATTGGACAATAAATAAGGTGGGACCATGCCTGAGAGGTGAGACCATCCTCTGCCGGCATCAATATTTGCCTGTAGGTCTTCTTCTAGAAATGGAACCTGTGAAATTTTACCCACTTTCATGTTAGCATGTGTATGATATTGCCATCGTTCTAGTCTTGAGTAAGCAGCCATTTCTAGAAGAGACTGTTTTCACAGTAGAGTTCCTGGtattctggcttttacaatccttttttctctctcctgagATGTTCCCTGAGCTGTAGGTTCAGGAGTTGTAATATCTTGTATCTgtttgctggcttccctgtgatCCGTTGGTCTCTGCATTGTGTCTAGTTGTGGCTTTCTGCAATGGTCACCATTTGCTGTAAGTGGAAGATTCTTTGATGAGGAGTGACAGGTATACTTGTCTGTGGATATAAAGATATGATTTAGAATGTAGCTAGGTAGAGCAATAGTATATTATTTTCTAAAGTAGATTCTTAAAAAAACCAAATCGTTGCACATTAGTGATTAACACAGTGTATAACAGGCAAAGAAGAGCTAGCTGTCGTCACATTATATTTTTCCCAAGCTCATGTGTGGTGGTTAATCTTGGTTGTGGAGTTGGTggcctctgggtgtgtctgtgagggtgttccctaGAAGGCTTACTTGAGGGGGGACACTTTGCCTCAGAGCGATTAGCAGCCCAGATATAAGGATGTATGAGGGAACAAGCTGTGGCTTTTGCCTGGTTGCTTCTTTTTGTAGCTTCTTTTGCTAGTTTCATTTGCCAATACGACACAACCTGGCATCACCTTGGAAGAGAGTCTGAGTGAGGAACTGCCTAGATCAAGTTGGCCTATGGGCATTCTGTGAAGGATTGTTTTGGGTACAAACTAATGGGAGAGGACCCAGCCACTATGGGTGacatcattccctaggcaggatAAAGGTAAAGGGGACTGACTGAGAGCAAATGAGCAGAATGGAGGCATTTGCTTACTTGCTCTCAATCAACCCTCTtcacttttcaaaaaaaaaaaattactttccttGGATAtcctatgtatttacatttcaaatgttatccccttcccccactcacccatacccttcccctccccctgcttctatgaggatgaccccactcccacccacccatccactccaacctcaacgcccAGGTATTTCCCTACAATGggaaaacgagccttcacagcATCAAGGACTTCTCCccctattgatgccaaacaatgccatcctctgctacctatgcggctagagccatggggtccctccatgtgtactcaatggttggtggtttagtccctgggagctcaggtggggtttagttggttgatattgttg from Rattus norvegicus strain BN/NHsdMcwi chromosome 12, GRCr8, whole genome shotgun sequence includes the following:
- the Cd209c gene encoding CD209 antigen-like protein C: MGDSEEDRVQQLSSLDEEHLIASSTRYSLQGFRFQPPYILKKAAGYLCHGLVPFVLQLICLTLCAILLLAILIKVSNVAYSQGQEQAKKEKVYQDVAQLKPQINHLCRPCPWDWTFFQGNCYFFSKFQQNWKDSVTSCRKLGAQLVVVKSDDEQSFLQQTSKEKGYAWMVLSDLKREGIWHWVDGSHLLFSFTKYWNKGEPNNEWEEDCAEFRGDGWNDAPCTNKKYWICKKSALSCTGK